A section of the Petrimonas sulfuriphila genome encodes:
- the megL gene encoding methionine gamma-lyase, producing the protein MHNYPVNQAGFATKAIHGGRQKNQFGSLCDPIYQTSAFTFETAEQGGRRFTLEEEGYIYTRLGNPTCSAVEEKVRLLEGGEACVSAASGMGAITSAIWSCVEQGDHIIASKTLYGCTFAYLKHGITRYGIEVSFVDIRDPRNIESVLRPNTRLVYLETPANPTLYIADLPSIAGIVHRKPDCLLMVDNTFSTPYITRPIEWGADVVVHSATKYLNGHGDVIAGFVVGKKEFIDRVRLVGIKDMTGASLSPFDAFLIARGLKTLEIRMEKHCENAQKVAEFLEKHAAVETVLFPGLASFPQAELAKKQMSLPGAIISFEVKGGIEAGKKLLNRLQLLTISVSLGDAETLIQHPASMTHSAYSPEERLAGDISDGLIRLSVGLENATDIIADLKQGLDGLR; encoded by the coding sequence ATGCACAACTACCCAGTTAACCAAGCGGGATTCGCAACAAAAGCCATACACGGAGGCCGTCAAAAAAATCAGTTCGGTTCCCTTTGCGACCCTATCTATCAAACCTCGGCATTTACTTTTGAAACCGCAGAACAAGGTGGACGTCGGTTTACCCTGGAAGAAGAAGGCTATATTTACACCCGCCTAGGCAATCCTACCTGTAGCGCGGTGGAGGAAAAAGTCCGGTTACTGGAAGGCGGGGAAGCCTGTGTTTCCGCTGCTTCGGGGATGGGCGCCATCACATCGGCCATTTGGTCGTGTGTGGAACAGGGCGATCACATTATCGCCTCAAAAACGCTTTACGGATGTACTTTCGCCTACCTGAAACACGGAATCACCCGATACGGTATTGAGGTGTCGTTTGTAGATATCCGCGATCCCCGGAACATTGAATCGGTCCTGCGCCCCAACACCCGGCTCGTTTACCTGGAAACCCCGGCTAACCCGACCCTTTACATTGCGGATTTACCGTCAATAGCGGGAATAGTCCACCGGAAACCCGATTGCCTGTTGATGGTCGACAACACCTTTTCCACACCCTACATTACACGTCCGATAGAATGGGGCGCGGATGTTGTTGTTCACTCGGCAACCAAATACCTTAACGGGCACGGCGATGTCATTGCGGGTTTTGTTGTCGGAAAGAAAGAATTTATCGACAGGGTCCGGCTTGTCGGTATAAAGGACATGACGGGAGCCAGCCTGAGCCCTTTCGATGCCTTTCTGATTGCACGCGGGCTAAAAACACTTGAGATACGGATGGAGAAACACTGCGAGAACGCACAAAAGGTGGCAGAATTCCTGGAAAAGCACGCAGCCGTTGAAACGGTCCTGTTTCCAGGATTAGCATCGTTTCCGCAGGCTGAACTGGCAAAAAAGCAGATGTCGTTACCGGGGGCCATCATCTCTTTTGAAGTAAAAGGAGGGATCGAGGCCGGCAAAAAACTGCTTAACAGATTGCAGCTTTTGACCATTTCAGTAAGCCTGGGGGATGCCGAAACCCTCATTCAGCATCCGGCCAGCATGACTCACTCCGCGTATTCACCCGAAGAGAGGCTGGCCGGCGACATCAGCGACGGGCTTATCCGTCTGTCTGTAGGGCTGGAAAATGCCACAGACATCATTGCCGATTTAAAGCAGGGACTGGATGGGTTACGGTAG
- a CDS encoding NAD(P)H-dependent oxidoreductase subunit E — MSQKTDIAPAVFKYMPEERDVLKVKVNLPQEKIDIINRICESFDNDPGELINVLHEAQHEFGYLPAEVQDVVAHNLKVSVAHVYGVVTFYTYFTMIPKGEFPISVCTGTACYVRGAEKVLEEFKKELNIKVGETTPDGKFSINCLRCVGACGLAPVVLVGERVYGRVSPDGVKNILDEYRK, encoded by the coding sequence ATGAGCCAGAAAACAGATATAGCACCGGCAGTATTTAAATACATGCCTGAAGAGAGAGACGTGTTGAAAGTAAAGGTAAACCTGCCTCAAGAGAAGATAGACATCATTAACCGGATCTGTGAATCGTTCGATAATGATCCTGGCGAGCTGATCAACGTTTTGCACGAAGCACAGCACGAATTCGGATACCTGCCGGCAGAAGTCCAGGATGTGGTTGCGCATAACCTGAAAGTTTCCGTGGCACACGTGTATGGTGTGGTAACCTTCTATACCTATTTCACCATGATTCCCAAGGGCGAGTTTCCTATCTCCGTTTGTACGGGAACAGCCTGTTACGTGCGTGGTGCGGAAAAGGTGCTCGAAGAATTTAAGAAAGAACTGAACATAAAGGTGGGCGAAACCACACCGGATGGCAAGTTCTCCATCAATTGCCTGCGTTGTGTGGGCGCGTGCGGGCTAGCACCCGTAGTGCTGGTTGGCGAACGGGTTTACGGACGTGTTTCACCCGACGGGGTAAAGAATATTTTGGACGAGTACAGGAAATAA
- a CDS encoding [FeFe] hydrogenase, group A, which yields MIELTIDNKRITVEPGTTILKAARQAGIEIPTLCHFEMCDMGIENKPGGCRICVVEVEGRRNLAPSCVTEAQNGMVINTHNIRVLNARKTVLKLIISDHPFDCLVCAKSGQCELQHLATQFGIRSMPYGGEQSHYRKDTSPSIIRDVDKCILCRRCEMVCNEVQTVGALSAVNRGFMAVVAPAFEMNLEKSPCTYCGQCVSVCPTGALTEVDHSNEVLRALSNPKKTVVVQTAPAVRAALGEDFGLEPGTLVTGKLVAALRRLGFDYVFDTDFSADLTIMEEGTELLNRLKGHLAGDSNVRIPLLTSCCPGWVNFFEHNFPDLLDVPSTAKSPQQMFGAIAKSYFAEKIGVSREDLIVVSIMPCLAKKYECQRDEFKVDGNPDVDYSISTRELAAFIKQANIDFLGLPDEEFDDPLGESSGAGVIFGNTGGVIEAACRTAYELYTGKTLDKVEFHELRGMEGIRSATVDFDGLKLNIGIAHGLGNARKLLDEVRAGKSQYHAIEIMACPGGCISGGGQPYTHLKEEILVKRTAALYTEDHRKAIRKSHENPSIIKLYNEFLGEPGSHRAHSLLHTEYFPKSNEVTISLNNH from the coding sequence ATGATAGAACTCACCATAGACAACAAAAGAATAACGGTGGAACCGGGAACCACCATTTTAAAAGCTGCCCGGCAAGCAGGTATCGAAATTCCGACGCTGTGCCACTTTGAAATGTGCGACATGGGTATAGAAAACAAACCCGGGGGATGCCGCATATGTGTGGTGGAAGTGGAAGGACGCAGGAACCTTGCTCCATCGTGTGTGACCGAGGCGCAGAACGGAATGGTCATAAACACGCACAACATCCGCGTGCTAAACGCACGAAAAACCGTGTTGAAGCTGATCATCTCAGACCATCCCTTCGATTGTCTCGTGTGTGCGAAATCGGGACAATGCGAACTGCAGCACCTGGCTACACAGTTTGGCATCCGGAGCATGCCCTACGGCGGCGAACAGTCGCACTACAGAAAAGATACCTCCCCTTCCATCATTCGCGATGTGGATAAATGTATATTGTGCCGCCGCTGCGAAATGGTTTGTAACGAAGTGCAAACCGTCGGTGCCCTTTCGGCGGTCAATCGCGGATTTATGGCAGTGGTGGCTCCTGCTTTCGAAATGAACCTCGAAAAGTCTCCCTGTACCTATTGCGGGCAGTGTGTCTCGGTTTGCCCGACGGGAGCGCTTACCGAGGTAGACCACAGCAACGAGGTGCTTCGTGCGTTATCGAATCCGAAGAAAACGGTGGTGGTGCAAACCGCACCGGCCGTACGCGCAGCGCTGGGAGAAGATTTCGGACTGGAGCCGGGAACGCTGGTCACCGGGAAGCTGGTGGCGGCACTTCGCCGGCTCGGTTTCGATTACGTTTTCGATACCGATTTCAGTGCCGACCTCACCATCATGGAAGAGGGAACGGAATTGCTGAACCGCCTCAAAGGACATTTGGCCGGAGATTCCAACGTCCGGATTCCGTTGCTGACATCCTGCTGTCCGGGTTGGGTGAATTTCTTTGAACACAATTTTCCCGATCTGTTGGATGTACCATCAACGGCAAAGTCGCCGCAGCAAATGTTTGGTGCAATTGCTAAATCCTATTTTGCCGAAAAGATCGGTGTGAGCCGTGAAGACCTGATCGTGGTTTCCATTATGCCTTGCCTGGCCAAGAAGTACGAATGCCAGCGCGACGAATTCAAGGTGGACGGCAATCCCGATGTGGATTATTCCATTTCCACGCGTGAACTGGCTGCTTTCATCAAGCAGGCAAACATCGACTTCCTGGGGTTGCCCGATGAGGAGTTCGACGACCCTCTCGGCGAATCGTCGGGTGCAGGTGTTATTTTCGGAAACACCGGAGGCGTTATCGAGGCCGCCTGTCGCACGGCTTACGAACTCTACACGGGCAAAACCCTCGATAAGGTGGAGTTTCATGAATTGCGCGGTATGGAAGGTATTCGTTCCGCAACAGTGGATTTCGACGGATTGAAACTGAATATCGGAATCGCGCACGGATTGGGTAATGCCCGTAAGTTACTGGACGAGGTCCGTGCCGGAAAATCGCAGTATCATGCCATTGAAATCATGGCTTGCCCCGGAGGATGCATCAGTGGAGGTGGACAGCCTTACACACACCTGAAGGAAGAGATACTGGTGAAACGCACCGCAGCCCTGTATACGGAAGATCACCGCAAGGCCATCCGTAAATCGCATGAGAACCCATCGATCATCAAGCTCTATAACGAGTTTTTGGGCGAGCCGGGTAGCCACAGGGCCCACAGCCTGCTCCATACGGAATATTTTCCGAAGAGCAATGAGGTAACCATTTCGTTGAACAATCATTAA
- a CDS encoding NADH-quinone oxidoreductase subunit NuoF, with amino-acid sequence MSQYKIHILVCAGTGCQSSQSGLIYEMLQDELDWKGLKDEVQVIKTGCFGFCEKGPIVKILPDNTFYTQVKPEDIREIIDEHIIKGRSIHRLLYLDPETEEHILDSKHMGFYKKQLRIALRNCGTIDPENIDESIARDAYQALGRALTELTPQETIDIIKRSGLRGRGGAGFPTGIKWEIASRNDADQKYVVCNADEGDPGAFMDRSILEGDPHSVLEAMAICGYCIGATRGLIYIRAEYPLAIKRLKIAIKQAREYGLLGENIFGTGFSFDINLRYGAGAFVCGEETSLIHSMEGKRGEPSNKPPFPAQKGYLGKPTNVNNVETFANIPVILLKGAEWFSSIGTEKSKGTKVFALAGKINNVGLIEVPMGITLREIIYEIGGGIKGGKKFKAVQTGGPSGGCLTEKHLDTPIDYESLTAAGSMMGSGGMIVLDEDDCMVSVAKFYLDFIVEESCGKCAPCRIGNKRLYETLERICDGKGTGEDLEKLENLSSVIKDTSLCGLGQTSPNPVLSTLNNFQEEYREHVFDKKCRSGKCRNLLYYVIDDENCVGCMACVRSCPVNAITGAKKQTHFIHQDKCIKCGACMEKCQFDAISLKSDYKIGTSVPDTADI; translated from the coding sequence ATGAGTCAGTACAAAATACACATACTCGTTTGTGCAGGAACAGGTTGTCAGTCGTCACAAAGTGGACTGATCTACGAAATGCTGCAGGATGAACTGGACTGGAAAGGGTTGAAAGATGAGGTTCAGGTCATTAAAACCGGATGTTTTGGGTTTTGTGAGAAAGGCCCCATTGTGAAGATACTTCCCGATAATACCTTTTATACACAGGTAAAACCCGAAGATATCCGTGAAATTATTGATGAGCACATTATTAAAGGACGCAGTATCCACCGGTTGCTCTATCTGGATCCGGAAACCGAAGAACATATTCTGGATTCAAAACACATGGGGTTTTATAAAAAACAGCTTCGTATCGCACTGCGGAATTGCGGTACCATTGACCCGGAAAATATAGACGAATCCATTGCACGCGATGCTTATCAAGCTCTTGGAAGGGCGTTGACCGAACTTACCCCCCAGGAAACTATTGATATCATTAAAAGATCAGGGCTACGCGGGCGGGGAGGTGCCGGTTTCCCGACCGGCATAAAATGGGAAATTGCCAGCAGGAACGATGCAGACCAGAAATACGTGGTGTGTAATGCTGACGAAGGTGATCCCGGTGCTTTTATGGACCGTTCGATCCTCGAGGGTGACCCTCACAGTGTTCTTGAAGCTATGGCCATCTGCGGATATTGTATCGGTGCAACAAGAGGACTGATCTATATCCGGGCGGAATATCCGTTGGCTATCAAGCGCCTGAAGATTGCGATAAAACAAGCACGTGAATACGGCTTGTTGGGTGAAAATATTTTCGGAACCGGCTTCAGTTTCGATATAAACCTTCGCTACGGCGCAGGTGCATTTGTTTGTGGGGAAGAAACCTCACTCATCCACTCGATGGAAGGGAAACGCGGGGAGCCATCCAATAAGCCTCCATTCCCAGCGCAAAAAGGATATTTGGGAAAACCTACCAACGTGAACAACGTGGAGACGTTTGCCAATATTCCGGTTATCCTGTTAAAAGGAGCCGAATGGTTTTCTTCCATCGGAACCGAAAAGTCGAAAGGAACAAAAGTGTTTGCCCTTGCCGGAAAGATCAATAACGTCGGACTGATTGAAGTGCCGATGGGAATTACGCTCCGTGAAATTATTTACGAGATTGGCGGAGGCATTAAAGGCGGTAAAAAATTCAAAGCCGTGCAGACCGGGGGGCCCTCAGGCGGTTGCTTGACGGAAAAACACCTGGATACGCCCATCGATTACGAAAGCCTTACGGCTGCCGGTTCCATGATGGGGTCGGGTGGCATGATCGTGCTCGACGAAGACGATTGCATGGTTTCCGTTGCGAAATTCTACCTCGACTTTATTGTGGAAGAGTCGTGCGGAAAGTGCGCTCCCTGCCGTATCGGTAACAAACGCTTATACGAAACGCTGGAGCGGATCTGCGACGGAAAAGGAACCGGGGAAGATTTGGAAAAACTCGAAAACCTTTCCAGCGTGATTAAAGACACTTCGTTGTGCGGGCTGGGACAAACATCCCCCAATCCGGTACTGTCGACGCTGAATAATTTTCAGGAAGAGTACAGAGAACACGTCTTCGATAAAAAATGCCGGTCGGGCAAATGCAGGAACCTGCTTTATTATGTCATTGATGATGAGAACTGCGTCGGCTGCATGGCTTGTGTGCGGTCTTGCCCCGTTAATGCCATCACCGGAGCCAAGAAACAGACCCACTTTATTCATCAGGATAAATGCATCAAGTGCGGTGCCTGTATGGAGAAATGCCAATTCGATGCCATAAGCCTGAAATCGGATTACAAGATTGGCACTTCGGTGCCCGACACTGCCGACATCTAA
- a CDS encoding (2Fe-2S) ferredoxin domain-containing protein → MAGIKTLADLKRKQEEVKTQIDLRDKAENPGSQVQVKVAMATCGIASGAKNVMDFFVRELPKRGIGAVVTQTGCMGYCFAEPTVEITIPGKDPIVFGYVDPAKADEIIERYIKQGELVDGIIPQNYNTITNTD, encoded by the coding sequence ATGGCAGGAATTAAAACATTGGCTGACCTGAAACGCAAACAGGAGGAAGTCAAAACCCAGATCGACCTGAGGGATAAGGCCGAAAATCCCGGGTCGCAAGTGCAGGTGAAAGTGGCGATGGCCACCTGCGGTATTGCGTCGGGGGCCAAAAATGTGATGGATTTTTTCGTTCGCGAATTGCCTAAACGCGGCATAGGAGCCGTTGTGACGCAAACCGGCTGCATGGGTTATTGCTTCGCGGAGCCTACCGTGGAGATCACTATTCCCGGAAAAGACCCGATCGTATTTGGGTATGTCGACCCCGCTAAAGCGGATGAGATCATCGAACGTTATATCAAACAAGGTGAGTTGGTAGACGGAATTATACCGCAGAACTACAACACCATAACAAACACAGATTAA
- a CDS encoding sensor histidine kinase, with amino-acid sequence MVDLAMHMMDIVQNAVRANATKIDIGFLEYSRDATLTFSVNDNGSGMTPETVEKLEDPFFTTRTTRRVGLGVPFLKMSSEQAGGSLKVVSSPGVGTRIEAVYRTDNPDCLPLGDLAGYLVLLLVANPGIRFSFRYKMDENEFSLDTGEWTEQGITEFSKNEMAPAVKEYIHENLKELYKNRNTESYLC; translated from the coding sequence ATGGTTGACCTGGCCATGCATATGATGGATATCGTCCAGAACGCTGTTCGGGCAAACGCGACAAAGATCGATATCGGATTCCTGGAATACAGTCGGGATGCCACACTTACGTTTTCGGTAAATGACAACGGTTCGGGGATGACCCCCGAAACGGTAGAGAAGCTGGAGGATCCGTTCTTTACCACGCGAACCACTCGAAGGGTAGGCCTGGGAGTGCCGTTCCTGAAAATGTCGAGCGAACAGGCAGGAGGCTCTTTGAAAGTAGTATCGAGCCCAGGGGTGGGAACCCGGATTGAAGCGGTTTACAGAACCGATAATCCCGATTGCCTCCCGCTGGGTGACCTGGCCGGATACCTGGTGTTGTTGCTGGTCGCCAATCCCGGTATTCGTTTCAGCTTCCGGTACAAGATGGACGAAAATGAATTTTCACTTGATACCGGGGAATGGACCGAGCAGGGGATCACGGAATTTTCGAAAAACGAAATGGCTCCGGCTGTAAAAGAATATATTCATGAAAACCTGAAAGAGTTATACAAGAACAGAAACACGGAGAGTTACTTGTGTTGA
- a CDS encoding PHP domain-containing protein — translation MKHFKADLHIHTCLSPCGDLEMSPGSIVQTAREKGLDIIAVTDHNSTRNVRPCLEIGKEFSLFVIPGCEVNTQEEVHCLCYFPDLKALDRFQQYLDEKIPDIKNNPELFGYQVAVDKDNVIVYEEKRSLYTGIRDDIEGVQQKVHSLGGVFVPAHIDRMKNGIYGQLGFIPVDLHYDALEISKRIHPEDFLRLHPELVAKKILRSSDAHFLSHIASVYTDFYLERPDWESFKKAFYG, via the coding sequence ATGAAACATTTCAAGGCCGACCTGCACATTCACACTTGCCTCTCTCCCTGTGGAGACTTGGAGATGAGTCCCGGCAGTATTGTGCAGACTGCCCGGGAGAAAGGGTTGGACATTATTGCCGTGACCGATCATAATTCCACCCGGAACGTGAGGCCTTGTCTCGAAATAGGGAAAGAGTTCAGCCTGTTTGTTATCCCCGGGTGCGAAGTAAATACGCAGGAAGAGGTGCATTGCTTGTGCTACTTTCCCGACCTGAAAGCACTAGACAGATTCCAACAGTATTTGGACGAGAAAATTCCGGACATCAAGAATAATCCTGAACTTTTTGGTTACCAGGTAGCAGTGGATAAGGACAATGTGATTGTATACGAAGAGAAGAGGTCGCTCTATACGGGAATTCGGGACGATATTGAAGGTGTGCAGCAAAAAGTACATTCACTGGGAGGTGTTTTTGTCCCGGCACACATCGATCGCATGAAAAACGGCATTTACGGCCAGCTGGGATTTATTCCTGTCGATTTGCATTATGATGCCTTGGAGATTTCTAAAAGGATACATCCCGAAGATTTTCTGAGACTGCATCCCGAGCTTGTAGCGAAGAAAATCCTGCGAAGTTCCGATGCGCACTTTCTGAGCCATATTGCCAGCGTGTATACCGATTTCTACCTGGAAAGGCCGGACTGGGAAAGTTTTAAGAAAGCGTTTTATGGTTGA
- a CDS encoding serine kinase, producing MEKPNLNKLTKELDFECLSGKTLLDRIPQSAYVSDLLSDVMGKARAGMIWVTSQVHKNIVAVASLKELSAIVIVNERPVEKELLEQAENEEVVVLASNLPAFETVGKLYNYLAGRC from the coding sequence ATGGAAAAACCGAATCTTAATAAACTGACAAAGGAGTTGGATTTCGAATGTTTGTCCGGCAAAACGTTGCTGGACAGAATTCCCCAATCGGCTTATGTTTCCGATTTGCTGAGCGATGTGATGGGAAAAGCCCGGGCCGGAATGATTTGGGTGACCTCGCAAGTTCACAAGAATATAGTAGCGGTGGCCTCGCTCAAGGAGTTGAGTGCGATTGTTATCGTGAATGAGCGTCCAGTGGAAAAAGAATTGCTGGAGCAGGCGGAAAATGAAGAGGTGGTAGTGCTGGCATCTAACCTGCCGGCATTTGAAACAGTCGGGAAATTATATAATTATTTAGCCGGCAGATGTTAG
- a CDS encoding 4Fe-4S binding protein, whose product MKNMKDRDYTHAIQIDTDKCIGCSHCMQVCPTQAIRIVEGHAGIMSERCVDCGECYRVCPVRAIYVKDDGLSVIRHDAYRVALVPSVFIGQFPSEHTASEIMEAVRLIGFDEVLEVEQAVDFMKKEYARFAGEAENVVRPVISSFCPAIVRLIQVHYPSLTGQILKIKAPHDIAALYVRKSKEKAGIDPRNIFICYVTPCAAKIVAARAPVGEKVSAIDGAIDMKEVYNLVSKTLMEKKEARLSKQFANMSPDSVNWSLSGTEKQYFRGRALAIDGMDNAMEFLDRLESGRVTGVDFLEMRACDQGCAGGILCPGNRFLTVERLEQREKKLVHLTEVNKPGKNDLMDYAEELHQVSTTDPVYPRDGLLLDEDMEKALQKMDRIKKLNSYLPGFDCGACGAPTCRSLAEDIVKEKATISYCVFVQRVMEKNYNLSPDQAFHVIEKIWGKDRLKKYQLQNGKTES is encoded by the coding sequence ATGAAAAATATGAAGGACCGGGATTACACACACGCCATTCAGATCGATACCGACAAATGTATCGGTTGCTCACACTGTATGCAGGTTTGTCCTACCCAGGCCATCCGTATCGTAGAAGGACATGCCGGCATTATGTCTGAACGTTGTGTGGATTGCGGCGAATGCTATCGTGTCTGCCCTGTAAGGGCGATTTATGTTAAGGATGATGGCTTGTCGGTTATAAGGCACGACGCTTACCGTGTTGCGCTGGTTCCTTCGGTTTTTATCGGCCAGTTCCCGTCGGAACACACGGCTTCCGAGATTATGGAAGCGGTCAGACTAATTGGCTTCGATGAGGTACTGGAGGTGGAGCAGGCAGTGGATTTTATGAAAAAAGAATACGCGAGGTTTGCCGGCGAAGCGGAGAATGTAGTCCGGCCGGTCATCAGTTCGTTTTGTCCTGCGATTGTCAGGCTTATTCAGGTTCATTACCCGTCGCTTACCGGGCAAATACTGAAAATAAAAGCACCTCACGACATAGCCGCGCTCTATGTTCGCAAGTCAAAAGAAAAAGCCGGAATAGATCCGCGGAACATTTTTATCTGCTACGTGACGCCATGTGCTGCGAAAATTGTCGCTGCAAGGGCTCCGGTAGGCGAAAAAGTTTCCGCTATTGACGGCGCCATAGATATGAAAGAGGTATACAACCTGGTTTCAAAAACGTTGATGGAAAAAAAAGAGGCCCGGTTGTCGAAACAGTTTGCCAACATGAGTCCCGACTCCGTGAACTGGTCTTTGTCGGGAACCGAGAAACAATACTTCCGGGGCCGTGCCCTGGCTATTGACGGAATGGACAACGCCATGGAATTCTTAGACAGGCTGGAGTCGGGCAGGGTTACCGGAGTGGATTTTCTTGAAATGCGCGCTTGCGATCAGGGTTGTGCAGGTGGTATTCTTTGTCCCGGCAACCGTTTCCTGACGGTTGAACGATTGGAACAGCGGGAGAAGAAGCTGGTTCACTTGACGGAAGTGAATAAACCGGGCAAGAACGACCTGATGGATTACGCCGAAGAATTGCATCAGGTGTCTACGACCGACCCGGTTTATCCGCGCGACGGACTGCTGCTCGATGAAGATATGGAAAAGGCACTTCAGAAAATGGATCGCATCAAGAAGCTTAACTCCTATCTTCCCGGATTCGATTGTGGTGCCTGCGGTGCACCCACCTGTCGTAGCCTGGCGGAAGACATCGTTAAGGAAAAAGCGACCATTTCGTACTGCGTTTTTGTACAGCGTGTGATGGAGAAAAATTATAACCTGAGTCCCGATCAAGCTTTTCACGTCATCGAAAAGATATGGGGCAAGGATCGGCTCAAAAAATATCAACTTCAGAATGGAAAAACCGAATCTTAA
- a CDS encoding ATP-binding protein — MQFEYDIQGGDFSSAGKASSDIKKILKQLNIDPQVVRRIAVALYEAEVNVVAHAYKGVMRVDLDAQKIKILLEDEGPGIENIERAMQEGFSTASEEVRQMGFGAGMGLPNIKRNTDEMHLTSVPGKGTTLEMTVKF; from the coding sequence ATGCAATTCGAGTACGATATACAGGGTGGGGATTTTAGTTCAGCCGGAAAAGCGAGCTCGGACATAAAAAAAATACTCAAGCAACTGAATATTGACCCCCAGGTCGTCCGCAGGATTGCCGTTGCATTGTACGAAGCCGAAGTAAATGTGGTGGCACATGCTTACAAGGGAGTAATGAGGGTTGACCTGGATGCTCAGAAAATAAAAATTCTGCTGGAGGATGAAGGCCCCGGCATTGAAAATATTGAAAGGGCCATGCAGGAAGGTTTTTCCACAGCATCGGAGGAAGTCCGCCAAATGGGATTCGGTGCAGGAATGGGATTGCCCAATATAAAGCGGAATACCGATGAAATGCACCTCACATCGGTTCCAGGCAAGGGGACTACGTTGGAGATGACAGTGAAGTTTTGA
- a CDS encoding transcriptional regulator — translation MNLYTVNELVKGTICQECSTSQEFTYAFASDLMSDVLRFNMEKTILITGLSTVQTLRTAEMSNIECIIFARDKKVTDEMITLAAENNISLITTPLTLFEVSGRLYSNGIKPIF, via the coding sequence ATGAATTTATACACGGTAAACGAATTGGTGAAAGGTACCATTTGCCAGGAATGCAGCACGTCACAAGAATTTACATATGCTTTTGCGTCGGACCTGATGAGTGATGTGTTGCGCTTTAATATGGAAAAGACGATACTCATTACCGGTTTATCTACGGTTCAGACATTACGGACAGCCGAGATGTCGAACATTGAGTGTATTATTTTTGCCCGCGATAAAAAAGTAACCGATGAAATGATAACACTTGCTGCTGAAAACAATATTTCGCTTATCACAACACCGCTTACGCTTTTTGAAGTTTCGGGCAGATTGTACAGCAACGGGATAAAGCCCATCTTTTGA